AAGTCCCAATCCTTATGCTTACAGCACGTGGAGAAATAAAGGACAAAGTTCAAGGATTTACTGTTGGCGCAGATGATTACCTTGTTAAGCCTTTTAACACAGAAGAATTACTTGTAAGAGCTAAAGCTCTTATTAGACGTTCAACGTTATCATCAGAATCTAATTTAATCTCTGATGGAGTAATTCAAATATCAGATTTGAAAATAGATCAAAAAGAAAGGCAAGTTTATATAAAAAATAACGCTTTAGAGTTAACTCCTAAGGAATATGATCTTGTTCAACTTCTCGTGTTAAATCCAAAAACAATCTTTACACGAGATATGCTTATGGATCACATTTGGGGGATTCATGACGTTCTTGATATTCGTACAGTTGACTCTCATGTTAAAAATGTACGGGAAAAGTTTCGGAAACATGATCTTTCGTTCAATCCAATAAAAACAGTTTGGGGAAAGGGGTATAAATTTCAAGCCCCTGATGAAGGACAATGAAGTGGAATAGTATTGTTGTAAAATTAGGTGCAAGTATCTTACTTCTAGTTTTAGCTATTTTACTCCCACTAGGTTTTATTATGAATCAGATCTTTTCTGGTTTTTA
This genomic interval from Metabacillus schmidteae contains the following:
- a CDS encoding response regulator transcription factor yields the protein MKKKESVLVIDDEWNMRNLLKIHLSTHFEVEEASSGVEAFSVLKKKKVDLIILDLMMPEVDGWEVCKKIRETSQVPILMLTARGEIKDKVQGFTVGADDYLVKPFNTEELLVRAKALIRRSTLSSESNLISDGVIQISDLKIDQKERQVYIKNNALELTPKEYDLVQLLVLNPKTIFTRDMLMDHIWGIHDVLDIRTVDSHVKNVREKFRKHDLSFNPIKTVWGKGYKFQAPDEGQ